A genomic stretch from Gavia stellata isolate bGavSte3 chromosome 24, bGavSte3.hap2, whole genome shotgun sequence includes:
- the PTGS1 gene encoding prostaglandin G/H synthase 1 isoform X2 — translation MLRSAAPVNPCCYFPCQHQGVCVRVGLGAYECDCTRTGYFGANCTSPELWTRLHNLLKPSPAFYHFILTHFKWFWDIINSTFIRDTLMRLVLTVRANLIPSPPTFNSDYGYISWEAYANVSYYTRVLPPVPDNCPTPMGTKGKQQLPDPELLAEKFLLRQKFEADPRGTNLMFAFFAQHFTHQFFKTSGKMGRGFTKALGHGVDLGHLYGDNLQRQHQLRLFRDGKLKFQVVNGEVYPPMVTDAPVHMVYPSAIPKEKQLAMGQEVFGLLPGLCMYATLWLREHNRVCDILKREHPTWSDEQLFQTARLILIGETIKIVIEDYVQHLSGYFLSLKFDPELLFGTQFQYRNRIAVEFNQLYHWHGLMPDSFVIQGDEYSYEQFLYNTSMLMDYGVEALVESFSKQVAGRIGGGQTINANVLKVAVGVIKESRQLRLQPFNEYRKRFGMKPYKSFQELTGEEEKAAELEELYGDIDALEFYPGLLLEKPQPNGIFGESMVEMGAPFSLKGLLGNPICSPEYWKPSTFGGATGFEIVKTASLKKLVCLNVKKCPYVAFHVPDAAETGSPRGGGPSAEL, via the exons tGAATCCCTGTTGCTATTTCCCCTGCCAGCACCAAGGGGTCTGCGTGAGGGTCGGCCTGGGGGCATACGAGTGCGACTGCACGCGGACGGGATACTTCGGGGCCAACTGCACCTCCC CCGAGCTCTGGACGCGCCTCCACAACCTGCTGAAGCCCAGTCCTGCCTTCTACCACTTCATCCTGACCCACTTCAAGTGGTTTTGGGACATTATCAACAGCACCTTCATCAGGGACACGCTCATGAGGCTCGTGCTCACAG TTCGCGCCAATCTCAtccccagcccccccacctTCAACTCTGACTACGGCTACATCAGCTGGGAGGCCTATGCCAACGTCAGCTATTACACCCGTGTCCTCCCACCCGTGCCGGACAACTGCCCGACGCCCATGGGGACCAAAG ggaagcagcagctccctgaCCCTGAGCTTCTGGCGGAGAAGTTCCTGCTGCGGCAGAAGTTTGAAGCCGATCCCCGAGGCACCAACCTGATGTTTGCCTTCTTCGCCCAGCATTTCACCCACCAGTTCTTCAAGACGTCCGGGAAGATGGGACGCGGCTTCACCAAGGCGCTGGGGCACGGG GTGGACCTTGGGCACTTGTACGGGGACAACCTGCAGCGGCAGCACCAGCTGCGACTCTTCAGAGATGGGAAGCTGAAATTCCAG GTGGTGAATGGAGAGGTGTACCCCCCCATGGTCACCGACGCACCAGTCCACATGGTCTACCCATCTGCCATCCCCAAGGAGAAGCAGCTGGCGATGGGGCAGGAGGTGTTTGGGCTGCTGCCGGGGCTCTGCATGTATGCCACGCTCTGGCTGCGTGAGCACAACCGCGTCTGCGACATACTGAAACGGGAGCATCCCACCTGGAGTGACGAGCAGCTCTTCCAGACGGCTCGTCTCATCCTCATCG GGGAGACCATTAAGATCGTCATTGAAGACTACGTCCAGCATCTCAGCGGGTACTTCCTCAGCCTCAAGTTCGACCCTGAGCTGCTCTTTGGGACGCAGTTCCAGTACCGGAATCGCATTGCGGTGGAGTTCAACCAGCTCTATCACTGGCACGGGCTGATGCCCGACTCCTTCGTCATCCAGGGGGATGAGTACAGCTATGAGCAGTTCCTCTACAACACCTCCATGCTCATGGACTATGGTGTGGAGGCGCTGGTGGAGTCCTTTTCCAAGCAGGTTGCGGGAAGG ATCGGTGGGGGACAAACCATCAACGCTAATGTCTTGAAAGTGGCCGTTGGGGTCATCAAGGAATCCCGGCAGCTGAGGCTACAGCCGTTTAATGAGTATCGGAAGAGGTTTGGCATGAAGCCCTACAAGTCCTTTCAGGAGCTAACAG gagaggaagagaaggcgGCAGAGCTGGAAGAGCTGTATGGAGACATTGATGCTCTGGAGTTTTATCCGGGCTTGCTGCTTGAGAAACCCCAACCCAATGGTATTTTTGGGGAAAGCATGGTGGAGATGGGAGCTCCATTTTCCTTGAAGGGGCTGCTTGGAAACCCCATCTGCTCCCCAGAGTACTGGAAACCCAGTACATTCGGCGGAGCAACTGGCTTTGAGATAGTTAAGACAGCATCACTCAAGAAACTCGTGTGCCTCAACGTGAAGAAGTGCCCATACGTGGCGTTTCATGTGCCGGATGCTGCGGAAACTGGCAGCCCTCGGGGTGGTGGACCATCTGCTGAGCTGTAG
- the PTGS1 gene encoding prostaglandin G/H synthase 1 isoform X1: MGGGCRARAPPAAGLRRAGMRLLLAHVVLLCAAGSAATDGSVNPCCYFPCQHQGVCVRVGLGAYECDCTRTGYFGANCTSPELWTRLHNLLKPSPAFYHFILTHFKWFWDIINSTFIRDTLMRLVLTVRANLIPSPPTFNSDYGYISWEAYANVSYYTRVLPPVPDNCPTPMGTKGKQQLPDPELLAEKFLLRQKFEADPRGTNLMFAFFAQHFTHQFFKTSGKMGRGFTKALGHGVDLGHLYGDNLQRQHQLRLFRDGKLKFQVVNGEVYPPMVTDAPVHMVYPSAIPKEKQLAMGQEVFGLLPGLCMYATLWLREHNRVCDILKREHPTWSDEQLFQTARLILIGETIKIVIEDYVQHLSGYFLSLKFDPELLFGTQFQYRNRIAVEFNQLYHWHGLMPDSFVIQGDEYSYEQFLYNTSMLMDYGVEALVESFSKQVAGRIGGGQTINANVLKVAVGVIKESRQLRLQPFNEYRKRFGMKPYKSFQELTGEEEKAAELEELYGDIDALEFYPGLLLEKPQPNGIFGESMVEMGAPFSLKGLLGNPICSPEYWKPSTFGGATGFEIVKTASLKKLVCLNVKKCPYVAFHVPDAAETGSPRGGGPSAEL; encoded by the exons tGAATCCCTGTTGCTATTTCCCCTGCCAGCACCAAGGGGTCTGCGTGAGGGTCGGCCTGGGGGCATACGAGTGCGACTGCACGCGGACGGGATACTTCGGGGCCAACTGCACCTCCC CCGAGCTCTGGACGCGCCTCCACAACCTGCTGAAGCCCAGTCCTGCCTTCTACCACTTCATCCTGACCCACTTCAAGTGGTTTTGGGACATTATCAACAGCACCTTCATCAGGGACACGCTCATGAGGCTCGTGCTCACAG TTCGCGCCAATCTCAtccccagcccccccacctTCAACTCTGACTACGGCTACATCAGCTGGGAGGCCTATGCCAACGTCAGCTATTACACCCGTGTCCTCCCACCCGTGCCGGACAACTGCCCGACGCCCATGGGGACCAAAG ggaagcagcagctccctgaCCCTGAGCTTCTGGCGGAGAAGTTCCTGCTGCGGCAGAAGTTTGAAGCCGATCCCCGAGGCACCAACCTGATGTTTGCCTTCTTCGCCCAGCATTTCACCCACCAGTTCTTCAAGACGTCCGGGAAGATGGGACGCGGCTTCACCAAGGCGCTGGGGCACGGG GTGGACCTTGGGCACTTGTACGGGGACAACCTGCAGCGGCAGCACCAGCTGCGACTCTTCAGAGATGGGAAGCTGAAATTCCAG GTGGTGAATGGAGAGGTGTACCCCCCCATGGTCACCGACGCACCAGTCCACATGGTCTACCCATCTGCCATCCCCAAGGAGAAGCAGCTGGCGATGGGGCAGGAGGTGTTTGGGCTGCTGCCGGGGCTCTGCATGTATGCCACGCTCTGGCTGCGTGAGCACAACCGCGTCTGCGACATACTGAAACGGGAGCATCCCACCTGGAGTGACGAGCAGCTCTTCCAGACGGCTCGTCTCATCCTCATCG GGGAGACCATTAAGATCGTCATTGAAGACTACGTCCAGCATCTCAGCGGGTACTTCCTCAGCCTCAAGTTCGACCCTGAGCTGCTCTTTGGGACGCAGTTCCAGTACCGGAATCGCATTGCGGTGGAGTTCAACCAGCTCTATCACTGGCACGGGCTGATGCCCGACTCCTTCGTCATCCAGGGGGATGAGTACAGCTATGAGCAGTTCCTCTACAACACCTCCATGCTCATGGACTATGGTGTGGAGGCGCTGGTGGAGTCCTTTTCCAAGCAGGTTGCGGGAAGG ATCGGTGGGGGACAAACCATCAACGCTAATGTCTTGAAAGTGGCCGTTGGGGTCATCAAGGAATCCCGGCAGCTGAGGCTACAGCCGTTTAATGAGTATCGGAAGAGGTTTGGCATGAAGCCCTACAAGTCCTTTCAGGAGCTAACAG gagaggaagagaaggcgGCAGAGCTGGAAGAGCTGTATGGAGACATTGATGCTCTGGAGTTTTATCCGGGCTTGCTGCTTGAGAAACCCCAACCCAATGGTATTTTTGGGGAAAGCATGGTGGAGATGGGAGCTCCATTTTCCTTGAAGGGGCTGCTTGGAAACCCCATCTGCTCCCCAGAGTACTGGAAACCCAGTACATTCGGCGGAGCAACTGGCTTTGAGATAGTTAAGACAGCATCACTCAAGAAACTCGTGTGCCTCAACGTGAAGAAGTGCCCATACGTGGCGTTTCATGTGCCGGATGCTGCGGAAACTGGCAGCCCTCGGGGTGGTGGACCATCTGCTGAGCTGTAG
- the PDCL gene encoding phosducin-like protein, with product MTTLDDKLLGEKLQYYYSSSEGEDEDSEKEDEEGESTIPESVGEVELSSDGSAVNTGPKGVINDWRRFKQLETEQRQEQRREMERLIKKLSMTCRSHLDEETDKQKQKELQEKINGKMTLQEYNMIHNDEDDEEFLQRYRKQRMEEMRQQLYSGQQFKQVFEITSGEAFLDTVDKEHKSTLIMIHIYEDDIPGTESLNGCMICLAAEYPTVKFCRVKSSLIGASTRFTNNALPALLIYKAGELIGNFVRITDQLGEDFFAVDLEAFLQECGLLPEKDLVLLTSIHNPSACYSEDSDLEID from the exons ATGACTACTTTGGATGATAAACTGCTTGGTGAGAAGCTCCAGTATTATTACAGCAGTAGTGAGGGTGAGGATGAAGACAGTgagaaggaagatgaagaagggGAGAGCACCATTCCTGAAAGCGTTGGGGAAGTAGAGCTTAGCAGTGATGGCAGTGCAGTCAACACAG GTCCCAAAGGAGTCATTAATGACTGGCGAAGATTTAAACAACTGGAAACCGAACAGCGGCAGGAGCAGCGCAGAGAAATGGAACGACTCATAAAAAAGTTATCTATGACCTGTAGATCTCACTTAGATGAAGAGACTGataagcagaagcagaaagagcttcaggaaaaaatcaatggaaag ATGACGTTACAAGAATATAACATGATTCACAATGATGAAGATGATGAGGAATTTTTGCAGCGGTACAGGAAGCAGCGAATGGAGGAGATGAGACAGCAGTTGTACAGTGGGCAGCAATTTAAACAGGTTTTTGAGATTACCAGTGGAGAAGCGTTTTTGGACACAGTTGATAAGGAGCATAAGAGCACACTGATCATGATCCATATTTATGAAGATGATATCCCCGGCACCGAATCCCTGAACGGCTGTATGatctgcctggctgctgagTATCCAACAGTTAAATTTTGCAGAGTAAAGAGTTCGCTCATCGGTGCTAGCACTCGCTTTACTAATAATGCTCTGCCAGCTTTGCTGATCTATAAGGCAGGTGAGCTCATTGGCAATTTTGTGCGAATCACTGACCAGCTTGGAGAAGATTTTTTTGCTGTAGACCTGGAGGCTTTTCTGCAGGAGTGCGGATTGCTTCCAGAAAAAGACCTAGTGCTCCTGACTTCTATACATAATCCATCTGCATGTTACAGTGAAGACAGTGATCTGGAAATAGACTGA